One Acropora palmata chromosome 2, jaAcrPala1.3, whole genome shotgun sequence genomic window carries:
- the LOC141873666 gene encoding uncharacterized protein LOC141873666, with protein sequence MDKFTVPSMDRLTPGDIHKRFKIFRQKCSLIFDGPLLHRPEGQKARLLLLCAGDKGLEIYNTATWNDEANQFKLGPIFERLEAYTKPQSNQILSRYQLRCLKQDDIPLEEFLTKARTLIDDSGYDPAFQEETLRDTLVFGLKSDKVRKDTISKGNALTFQQFYDLAKTEESTRAQMQVITQGEQNTELYSIRSKKKAISFEGSRQAGSSKHSRSNNEFKHRSPSTSKPRLKFKFTGCFRCGNKHSSIARCPATHAKCSYCKKTGHFQKVCIKKRLKQVHEIVQSPQYQGQEIHLYDHEEETSDSSSTSSSDEDEGSDPEPIAVVLDTITSENSVNSMNSYPNKIYTTVKINDQCSIQMKVDTGADTCILTIEDLQRLGLSVEIKPCSSILNGYGGNSIQNLGTTNLQVTFKDTSILTEFTTVEAPGHPSIIGCRQAQELGIITIHVEEVSSNSASPKAQQPVKRVETPDGKENVRLCLEPKDLNKTIRREHYFSRTIDEILPLLHGKRYFSVVDTAKGYWHVELDQESSLLCTFNTPFGRYRFKRLPFGIVVSQDIFQRKLGDIYKNIPNVTGVADDIIVLGSTEEEHDQEFVNMLEATRANNVSLNSTKLQFKQDTVDFFGHTLTRDGICPAADKLKALKSISAPSNTKELLSLLGLITYLNRFSPKIAELTAFGKNAYRFGKKERSL encoded by the exons ATGGACAAATTTACGGTTCCTTCGATGGACCGGTTGACCCCAGGTGATATCCACAAGCGATTCAAGATTTTCAGGCAAAAGTGCTCGCTCATTTTCGACGGGCCTCTCTTACACAGACCAGAAGGTCAAAAGGCCAGACTACTCTTGCTATGTGCCGGCGACAAAGGATTAGAGATCTATAATACAGCGACATGGAACGACGAAGCGAATCAATTCAAGCTTGGTCCAATATTCGAGAGGCTAGAAGCATACACAAAGCCCCAGAGCAACCAAATTCTATCTAGGTACCAGCTAAGATGCCTTAAACAGGACGACATCCCCTTGGAAGAATTTTTAACCAAGGCCCGTACGCTTATCGACGACAGTGGGTATGACCCTGCATTCCAAGAGGAAACCCTCCGCGACACGTTAGTTTTTGGCCTGAAGTCAGATAAAGTCAGAAAAGATACCATCTCCAAAGGCAATGCTCTTACCTTTCAGCAATTTTACGACCTAGCGAAAACAGAGGAGAGCACCAGGGCACAAATGCAAGTTATTACGCAAGGGGAGCAAAACACTGAATTGTATTCCATAAGAAGCAAAAAGAAGGCAATTTCATTTGAAGGCTCAAGGCAAGCAGGCAGTTCAAAACACAGTCGCTCGAACAATGAATTTAAGCACCGTAGTCCATCTACCAGCAAGCCAAggttgaaattcaaattcactGGTTGTTTCAGATGCGGAAATAAACACAGCAGTATTGCAAGATGCCCGGCTACGCATGCTAAGTGCTCGTACTGCAAGAAAACAGGGCACTTCCAAAAGGTATGCATAAAGAAACGTCTCAAACAAGTGCATGAAATCGTACAGAGTCCACAGTACCAGGGCCAGGAGATCCACTTATACGACCACGAGGAAGAAACCAGTGACTCGTCAAGCACAAGCAGCTCTGATGAAGACGAAGGAAGTGATCCCGAACCAATAGCGGTAGTTTTAGATACCATTACCTCTGAGAATTCTGTTAACAGCATGAACAGTTACCCTAACAAGATTTACACTACTGTCAAGATCAACGACCAGTGTAGTATTCAAATGAAGGTAGATACGGGAGCAGACACCTGTATCCTTACTATCGAGGATTTGCAGAGGTTAGGACTCTCGGTCGAGATCAAGCCGTGTAGCAGCATACTGAACGGTTATGGAGGAAACTCCATACAAAACCTGGGCACTACAAACCTTCAGGTGACTTTCAAGGATACCTCTATACTCACAGAGTTCACCACTGTGGAGGCCCCGGGTCATCCCTCAATAATCGGTTGCCGACAGGCTCAAGAACTTGGCATCATAACTATCCATGTTGAGGAAGTCTCTAGCAATTCAGCGTCACCCAAAGCACAGCAACCTGTTAAACGTGTTG AGACACCTGATGGGAAGGAGAACGTTCGGCTTTGCTTAGAACCCAAGGATTTGAATAAGACCATCCGCCGCGAACACTATTTCAGCAGAACTATCGACGAGATCCTGCCATTGCTTCATGGCAAGAGGTACTTCTCAGTAGTTGACACTGCGAAGGGCTACTGGCATGTCGAGCTCGATCAGGAATCTAGCCTTTTGTGCACCTTTAACACGCCGTTTGGGCGATACAGGTTTAAGCGTCTACCATTTGGCATTGTTGTTTCTCAGGATATCTTCCAGCGAAAGTTAGGCGACATCTACAAGAACATTCCCAACGTTACCGGGGTAGCCGACGACATCATTGTCCTTGGCTCGACAGAGGAAGAGCACGACCAAGAATTCGTGAACATGCTAGAAGCCACCAGGGCGAACAATGTGAGTCTGAACTCTACAAAACTGCAGTTTAAACAAGATACTGTCGATTTCTTCGGTCACACACTGACACGGGACGGTATTTGCCCCGCAGCTGACAAGTTGAAAGCCCTCAAGTCTATCTCTGCACCATCTAATACTAAGGAACTTCTGTCCCTACTGGGATTGATCACCTACCTTAACAGATTCTCACCCAAGATTGCGGAGCTTACCGCATTTGGCAAAAATGCTTACCGATTTGGCAAAAAAGAACGTTCACTTTAG
- the LOC141873667 gene encoding uncharacterized protein LOC141873667 codes for MNRAIFRLGKYSSDSNLALNEHKTKWMLLSTKQMARVHSLQTASINISCNGESLERVTSNKLLGVHMQDHLTWNIHINELVTSSYGALAVLKKLRILAPFRVKKQLAESLILSKLDYASTVFYPLPECQQKRLQRVQNVCAGYVLGRYAREAACSWVGCR; via the coding sequence ATGAACAGGGCGATTTTTCGACTAGGAAAGTACTCAAGCGACTCCAATCTTGCTCTCAATGagcataaaacaaaatggatgCTGTTGTCCACAAAGCAAATGGCACGCGTGCACAGTTTGCAGACAGCGTCAATTAACATTTCTTGCAACGGAGAGAGCTTGGAACGTGTGACAAGCAACAAATTGCTAGGCGTCCATATGCAAGACCACTTAACGTGGAATATTCATATTAATGAACTAGTAACATCTAGCTATGGAGCGCTGGCCGTGCTGAAAAAGTTACGTATCCTAGCACCATTCCGTGTGAAAAAGCAGTTAGCAGAGAGTTTGATTCTATCTAAGTTAGATTATGCTAGTACAGTGTTCTATCCATTGCCAGAGTGTCAGCAGAAGCGCTTACAAAGGGTCCAAAATGTATGTGCGGGATATGTCTTAGGTCGCTATGCAAGAGAAGCTGCCTGCAGCTGGGTTGGCTGCCGCTGA